A genomic region of Kribbella sp. NBC_00382 contains the following coding sequences:
- a CDS encoding LLM class flavin-dependent oxidoreductase, with translation MTAPQQVPYDDLLRVWREADAIPAIEHAWLFDHLMPIGGDPAGPIFEGWTLLSALAAQTERLRLGLLVTSNRFRPPAMLAKMATTVDIVSGGRLDFGIGAGSRPSLPAARREYDAHGLPYLDATEAVESLGEACTIIRRLWTSAEPFDFHGNRHELTGAFSNPKPVQHPHPPILIGGRSLATLRVVAEHADIWNHTGEDLDDAVSRSAVLDRYCAEIGRDPSAIRRSIHLPVSYDDPAATRGAIGKATAAGFQHVILSLPAPFPVGVAEWVAEELIAPSV, from the coding sequence ATGACCGCTCCGCAGCAGGTTCCGTACGACGACCTGCTGCGGGTCTGGCGGGAGGCCGACGCCATCCCGGCGATCGAGCACGCGTGGCTGTTCGACCATCTGATGCCGATCGGTGGCGACCCGGCCGGACCGATCTTCGAGGGCTGGACGCTGCTCTCGGCATTGGCTGCGCAGACTGAACGACTACGCCTCGGCCTGCTCGTGACGAGCAATCGGTTCCGGCCGCCCGCGATGCTGGCGAAGATGGCCACGACGGTGGACATCGTCTCGGGCGGGCGGCTCGACTTCGGGATCGGCGCTGGGTCTCGGCCCAGTCTGCCGGCGGCTCGGCGCGAGTACGACGCGCATGGGCTGCCGTATCTCGACGCGACCGAGGCTGTGGAGAGTCTGGGTGAAGCGTGCACGATCATCCGGCGGCTGTGGACCTCGGCCGAGCCGTTCGACTTCCACGGTAACCGTCATGAACTCACGGGCGCGTTCAGCAATCCGAAGCCGGTCCAGCATCCACACCCGCCGATCCTGATCGGTGGCCGGTCGCTGGCGACCCTGCGGGTGGTCGCCGAGCACGCTGACATCTGGAATCACACCGGCGAGGATCTGGACGATGCTGTCAGCCGGAGTGCCGTGCTGGATCGGTACTGCGCCGAGATCGGCCGGGATCCGTCGGCGATCAGGCGGTCGATCCATCTGCCGGTCTCGTACGACGATCCGGCCGCCACGCGCGGGGCTATCGGCAAGGCCACCGCGGCCGGCTTCCAGCACGTCATCCTCAGTCTGCCGGCGCCCTTTCCCGTCGGTGTCGCCGAGTGGGTTGCCGAGGAACTCATCGCCCCTTCCGTGTAG
- a CDS encoding SMP-30/gluconolactonase/LRE family protein encodes MSEPKVLLSGLGIPESPRWHDDRLWFCNWIDQQVVAVDPDGKAEYFDVPVEQLMGWSIDWLPDGRLLTTGDKLRRYEPDGSVVVLADQKANEIVVDGRGNAYLNGADFDFAGGEAPKPGFIKLLTPDGRLREVAGDIQFPNGMVITPDNRTLVISESFAGRLTAFDIEPAGGLSNRRVFAEGLGPDGICLDAEGAIWVSTGGSSVVRVIEGGEVLERVELASERAPFALALGGPDGRTLFVMTAEWRPGDSIGDNLGRLTGGPRTGEVLAFEVSVPGVI; translated from the coding sequence ATGTCCGAGCCGAAGGTGTTGCTGAGTGGGTTGGGGATTCCCGAGTCGCCGCGCTGGCATGACGACCGGCTGTGGTTCTGCAACTGGATCGACCAGCAGGTGGTGGCCGTCGATCCGGACGGCAAGGCGGAGTACTTCGACGTACCGGTCGAGCAGTTGATGGGATGGTCCATCGACTGGCTGCCCGATGGGAGATTGCTGACGACGGGCGACAAGCTCCGGCGCTATGAGCCGGACGGATCGGTGGTCGTGCTGGCCGACCAGAAGGCGAACGAGATCGTGGTGGACGGGCGGGGCAACGCCTATCTCAACGGCGCGGACTTCGACTTCGCCGGTGGTGAGGCGCCCAAGCCCGGCTTCATCAAGCTGCTCACGCCGGACGGCCGGCTCCGCGAGGTTGCGGGGGACATCCAGTTCCCGAACGGCATGGTCATCACTCCGGACAACCGGACCCTTGTCATCTCCGAGTCGTTCGCCGGGCGGCTTACCGCGTTCGACATCGAGCCGGCCGGCGGACTGTCGAACCGGCGGGTCTTCGCCGAGGGGCTCGGGCCGGACGGCATCTGCCTCGACGCGGAGGGGGCGATCTGGGTATCGACCGGTGGCTCCTCGGTCGTGCGGGTGATCGAGGGTGGCGAGGTCCTGGAACGGGTCGAGCTGGCTTCGGAACGGGCTCCTTTTGCGCTCGCGCTTGGTGGTCCGGACGGGCGGACGTTGTTCGTCATGACCGCCGAGTGGCGCCCGGGGGACAGTATCGGAGACAACCTCGGGCGGTTGACCGGCGGGCCTCGTACGGGCGAGGTTCTGGCGTTCGAGGTCTCGGTGCCCGGCGTGATTTGA
- a CDS encoding error-prone DNA polymerase, with protein sequence MGWDNPPIPWSELERKLSNRSRPPAPADELLDADGGDGPAWSRHRPPYDPDPADKPRRPDGPVVPYAELHCHSYYSFLDGASSPEQLVEESVRLGLNALALTDHDGFYGVVRMAEAAEEYDELQTVFGAELSLELTKPQNGTADPEGSHLLVLAERQEGYHRLAGAITEAQLRGQEKGRPVYDLEELAAIGGDHWLIPTGCRKGLVRRALELGGQADGPAAAARELDRLTALFGKDRVVVELIDHQLPADSTRNAVLARLAADAGLPVIATNNVHYAQPRRHKLAAAIAAVRARRSLDAMDGWLPPAGTAHLRSGEEMLARFHRYDGAVARTVELANQLEFSLRAAKPSLPRQEVPQGYDEMGWLEKLCEDGVRKRYADKPRYRDEAVARVKRELKVIRSLKFPGYFLIVRDIVMFAKRKGILCQGRGSAANSVVCYALEITAVDPVQYDLPFERFLSAARDEEPDIDVDFDSDRREEVIQYVYGKYGRRNAAQVANVITYRPKLAVRDMAKALGFSTGQQDAWSKQVDAWGAVRSSVDHDIPPPVVALAEDLLKFPRHLGIHSGGMVLTDIPVGHVVPVEHARMENRTVLQWDKDDCAWMGLVKFDLLGLGMLAALQYAMDLVREHLGEDWNLDTIPKEERGVYDQLCKADSVGVFQVESRAQMSTLPRLRPRSFYDLAIEVALIRPGPIQGGAVHPFIRRKLGEETITYLHPALEPVLKRTLGVPLFQEQLMQIAMKVGGCSGEDADLLRRAMGSKRGVEKISSLKTKLYDGMAANGITGDTADEIYEKIEAFANFGFAESHSISFALLVYASTWLRLHYPAAFLAALLRAQPMGFYSPQSLVADARRHGVEVLRPDLFTSGVHATLESGAGEVVATGNDSCLVREQPPIGDFDPTVPFDSDLHRRDGRLVVRLGLAGVKSVGVPAATTVVEEREKNGPYADMADLVRRTGLTAVQLEALATAGAFDSFGLSRRQALWNAGRAAEERPGHLSGVSSSGPPPMLPGMTGVETTMADLWATGISPDDHPIRHVRAALDERGILRASQLSTAEDGSRVYVGGVVTHRQRPATAAGVTFLNLEDETGMINIVCSNGVWNRYRRIARESSAMIIRGRLERSQGVTNLVADKLERLPLAAKTTSRDFR encoded by the coding sequence ATGGGGTGGGACAACCCGCCGATTCCGTGGTCGGAGTTGGAGCGGAAGTTGTCGAACCGGTCGCGGCCGCCCGCGCCCGCGGACGAGCTGCTGGACGCCGACGGGGGAGACGGGCCGGCCTGGTCGCGGCACCGGCCGCCGTACGATCCGGACCCGGCGGACAAACCGCGCCGCCCCGACGGGCCGGTGGTGCCGTACGCGGAGCTGCACTGCCACTCGTACTACAGCTTTCTCGACGGCGCCTCCTCGCCGGAGCAACTGGTGGAGGAGTCGGTCCGGCTCGGGCTGAACGCGCTCGCGCTGACCGACCACGACGGGTTCTACGGCGTGGTCCGGATGGCCGAGGCGGCGGAGGAGTACGACGAGCTCCAGACCGTGTTCGGCGCCGAGCTGTCCCTCGAGCTGACCAAACCGCAGAACGGGACGGCCGATCCCGAGGGCAGCCACCTGCTGGTGCTGGCCGAGCGCCAGGAGGGGTACCACCGGCTGGCCGGCGCGATCACCGAGGCGCAGTTGCGCGGCCAGGAGAAGGGTCGTCCCGTCTACGACCTGGAGGAGCTTGCGGCGATCGGCGGGGACCACTGGCTGATCCCCACCGGTTGCCGCAAGGGCCTGGTCCGCCGTGCGCTCGAGCTGGGTGGTCAGGCCGACGGGCCGGCCGCGGCGGCGCGTGAGCTCGACCGGTTGACCGCGTTGTTCGGCAAGGACCGGGTGGTGGTCGAGCTGATCGACCACCAGTTGCCGGCGGACAGCACGCGCAACGCGGTGCTGGCCCGGCTCGCGGCCGACGCGGGGTTGCCAGTGATCGCCACCAACAACGTGCACTATGCCCAGCCCCGGCGGCACAAGCTCGCCGCCGCGATCGCCGCCGTCCGGGCTCGGCGCAGCCTCGACGCGATGGACGGCTGGCTGCCACCCGCCGGCACGGCTCACCTGCGCTCGGGGGAGGAGATGCTCGCCCGCTTCCACCGGTACGACGGGGCTGTCGCTCGGACCGTCGAGCTGGCCAACCAGCTGGAGTTCAGCCTGCGGGCGGCCAAACCGAGCCTGCCGCGTCAGGAGGTGCCCCAGGGGTACGACGAGATGGGCTGGCTGGAGAAGCTCTGTGAGGACGGGGTTCGCAAGCGGTACGCCGACAAGCCGAGGTACCGCGACGAAGCCGTCGCCAGGGTCAAGCGTGAGCTGAAGGTGATCAGGAGCCTCAAGTTCCCTGGGTACTTCCTGATCGTGCGCGACATCGTCATGTTCGCCAAGCGGAAGGGGATCCTCTGCCAGGGCCGGGGATCGGCGGCGAACTCGGTGGTCTGCTACGCGCTGGAGATCACCGCGGTCGACCCGGTGCAGTACGACCTTCCCTTCGAGCGGTTCCTGTCCGCGGCGCGGGACGAGGAGCCCGACATCGACGTCGACTTCGACTCCGACCGGCGCGAGGAGGTGATCCAGTACGTCTACGGCAAGTACGGCCGGCGCAACGCGGCCCAGGTGGCGAACGTGATCACCTACCGCCCGAAGCTCGCGGTGCGGGACATGGCCAAGGCGCTCGGGTTCAGCACCGGGCAACAGGACGCGTGGTCCAAGCAAGTGGACGCGTGGGGTGCGGTGCGCAGCAGCGTCGACCACGACATTCCACCTCCAGTGGTGGCGCTCGCCGAGGACCTGCTGAAGTTCCCGCGGCACCTCGGCATCCACTCCGGTGGCATGGTGCTGACCGACATCCCGGTCGGGCACGTGGTGCCGGTCGAGCACGCCCGGATGGAGAACCGGACCGTGCTGCAGTGGGACAAGGACGACTGCGCCTGGATGGGGCTGGTGAAGTTCGACCTGCTCGGGCTCGGCATGCTGGCCGCGCTGCAGTACGCGATGGATCTGGTCCGCGAACACCTCGGCGAGGACTGGAACCTGGACACGATTCCGAAGGAGGAGCGGGGCGTCTACGACCAGCTCTGCAAGGCGGACTCGGTCGGGGTGTTCCAGGTGGAGAGCCGGGCCCAGATGAGCACGCTGCCCCGGTTGCGGCCGCGCAGCTTCTACGACCTGGCGATCGAGGTGGCGCTGATCCGGCCCGGCCCGATCCAGGGTGGTGCGGTGCATCCGTTCATCCGGCGCAAGCTGGGGGAGGAGACGATCACCTATCTGCATCCCGCGCTGGAGCCAGTGCTGAAACGGACCCTGGGCGTGCCGCTGTTCCAGGAGCAGCTGATGCAGATCGCGATGAAGGTCGGCGGTTGCAGCGGTGAGGACGCCGACCTGCTCCGCCGCGCGATGGGCTCCAAACGCGGCGTGGAGAAGATCTCGTCGCTGAAGACCAAGCTGTACGACGGGATGGCGGCGAACGGCATCACCGGCGACACCGCGGACGAGATCTACGAGAAGATCGAGGCCTTCGCGAACTTCGGGTTCGCCGAGTCCCACTCGATCAGCTTCGCACTGCTCGTCTACGCCAGCACCTGGCTGCGGCTGCACTACCCGGCGGCCTTCCTCGCCGCGCTGCTCCGGGCCCAGCCGATGGGCTTCTACTCCCCGCAGTCGCTGGTCGCCGACGCCCGCCGGCACGGCGTCGAGGTGCTCCGTCCCGACCTGTTCACCTCCGGCGTCCATGCCACCCTCGAGTCCGGCGCCGGTGAGGTGGTTGCTACCGGCAATGATTCTTGCCTGGTGAGGGAGCAGCCGCCGATCGGGGATTTCGATCCGACGGTGCCGTTCGACTCGGACCTGCACCGGCGCGACGGCCGGCTCGTGGTGCGGCTGGGGCTGGCCGGGGTGAAGTCGGTCGGGGTGCCGGCGGCGACCACGGTCGTCGAGGAACGCGAGAAGAACGGGCCGTACGCCGATATGGCGGATCTCGTCCGGCGGACCGGGCTGACCGCGGTACAGCTGGAGGCGCTGGCGACAGCGGGGGCGTTCGACTCGTTCGGGCTGTCGCGGCGGCAGGCGTTGTGGAACGCGGGACGTGCTGCCGAGGAGCGTCCGGGGCATCTGTCCGGCGTGAGCAGCTCTGGTCCACCGCCGATGCTGCCCGGGATGACCGGAGTGGAGACGACGATGGCCGACCTGTGGGCCACCGGCATCTCACCCGACGACCACCCGATCCGGCATGTCCGCGCCGCCCTCGACGAGCGCGGCATCCTCCGCGCGAGCCAGCTCTCCACCGCCGAGGACGGCAGCCGTGTCTACGTCGGCGGCGTGGTGACCCATCGCCAACGTCCCGCCACCGCGGCCGGCGTCACCTTCCTCAACCTGGAGGACGAAACCGGCATGATCAACATCGTCTGCTCGAACGGCGTCTGGAACCGCTACCGCCGGATCGCCCGCGAATCCAGCGCGATGATCATCCGCGGCCGCCTCGAACGCTCCCAAGGCGTCACCAACCTGGTAGCCGACAAACTCGAACGCCTCCCACTGGCCGCCAAGACCACCTCCCGCGACTTCCGCTGA
- a CDS encoding acyltransferase: MDDLAAQAKLWVQKWRWYQRNSLPWNRGRIHWELMRRGAFARWPLHGNVLEAFADGRLEVGAQTMFEPNVWITMGDEGRVRIGEGTFLNIAVMVAAHELVEIGSHCMLANGCFVTDANHRFDDPDRPVPWQGFDSKGPTRIGDNVWLGANVVVTSGVTIGDRCVIGANSVVTQDIPAYSIAAGAPAKVLRTITYESAATDG, from the coding sequence GTGGATGACCTTGCTGCTCAGGCGAAGTTGTGGGTGCAGAAGTGGCGGTGGTACCAGCGGAATTCGTTGCCGTGGAATCGGGGGCGGATCCACTGGGAGCTGATGCGTCGTGGGGCGTTCGCGCGGTGGCCATTGCACGGGAACGTGCTGGAGGCGTTCGCGGACGGGCGGCTCGAGGTCGGGGCGCAGACGATGTTCGAGCCCAATGTGTGGATCACGATGGGCGATGAGGGACGGGTGCGGATCGGCGAGGGGACGTTCCTGAACATCGCGGTGATGGTGGCCGCGCACGAGTTGGTCGAGATCGGGTCGCACTGCATGCTGGCCAACGGGTGCTTCGTGACGGACGCCAACCATCGCTTCGACGATCCCGACAGGCCGGTCCCGTGGCAGGGGTTCGATTCCAAGGGGCCGACGCGGATCGGGGACAACGTCTGGCTCGGTGCGAACGTTGTCGTCACCAGCGGGGTGACGATCGGCGATCGGTGCGTCATCGGCGCCAACAGCGTCGTCACGCAGGACATCCCCGCGTACTCGATCGCGGCGGGTGCGCCGGCGAAAGTGCTGCGCACCATCACGTACGAGAGCGCCGCGACGGACGGCTGA
- a CDS encoding RibD family protein, giving the protein MEQIGRPRVVVSVTMSVDGRVTLSRDRLLMDESASKVWQSLAPASAQILDKARSAQLDSLYQPEAILEGSGSLVADSAGPLTDLPTEFDYSVDLLYSDFLPDEVVKRPGHEKWFVVVDSRGRVTWEDEDHGEWDVLVLVAHSTPAAYLAHLRTRRICYLVAGDERVDLAVALGRMRDRLGVSCVLSTAGGGLNGALLRAGLVDEIQLLVLPAVIGGLGTPTVFDGPELGDHDLPTRLELLSSHTETDGMLWLRYKVVR; this is encoded by the coding sequence ATGGAACAGATCGGTCGACCCAGGGTTGTGGTCTCGGTGACGATGTCGGTCGACGGACGGGTCACGCTCAGCCGCGATCGGCTGCTGATGGACGAGAGTGCCTCGAAGGTCTGGCAATCGTTGGCGCCTGCCAGTGCCCAGATACTCGACAAGGCGCGCTCCGCACAGCTCGACAGCCTGTATCAACCTGAGGCGATCCTGGAGGGCAGCGGCTCGTTGGTCGCTGACTCTGCCGGACCGCTGACCGATCTGCCGACCGAGTTCGACTACTCGGTGGACCTGCTCTACAGCGATTTCCTGCCCGATGAGGTGGTCAAGCGACCCGGTCATGAGAAGTGGTTCGTCGTCGTCGACAGCCGCGGCCGGGTCACCTGGGAAGACGAGGACCACGGGGAGTGGGACGTCCTGGTGCTGGTCGCGCATTCCACTCCGGCGGCTTATCTCGCGCATCTCCGGACCCGACGCATCTGCTACTTGGTTGCCGGTGACGAACGGGTTGATCTCGCCGTCGCGCTGGGGCGCATGCGGGACCGGTTAGGTGTCAGTTGCGTCTTGTCCACAGCCGGCGGCGGGCTCAACGGCGCGTTGCTTCGGGCCGGTCTGGTTGATGAGATTCAGCTTCTGGTGCTTCCGGCTGTGATCGGCGGGCTCGGCACCCCGACGGTGTTCGACGGTCCTGAGCTCGGCGATCACGACCTGCCGACGCGACTGGAGTTGCTCTCCAGCCATACCGAAACAGACGGCATGCTCTGGCTCCGCTACAAGGTGGTCCGATAG
- a CDS encoding aminoglycoside phosphotransferase family protein gives MIVVPAEFTRTTVAREGEACTPWLDALPSLVAELLERWNCEPDGAVMFGGVGIIVPVLRRGAGPAVLKVSFPHPGNLYEPDAFATWQGRGAVELYERDDEHFAMLLERAHPVTLASLTDEDEIAEVAGRLSQRLAVPAPAVLPRLQAQADSWEEELERDARELDHGLPVAALDAARSTIQELARKQPNLVIHGDFHGKNILRSDREPWLAVDPKGYAGDPAYDAGTLLKTRALTILTIPDAGRRLHRTLDIFSEAAHLDRTRVGRWAQLHAVQTAFWGHHNGYRRGRAGQARTNLLTLVETLINHLTPPHPT, from the coding sequence ATGATCGTCGTCCCGGCCGAGTTCACTCGCACCACAGTCGCTCGTGAGGGCGAAGCCTGTACTCCGTGGCTCGACGCGCTCCCCTCGCTAGTCGCCGAACTACTCGAGCGCTGGAACTGCGAGCCGGACGGCGCCGTCATGTTCGGCGGCGTCGGGATCATCGTTCCGGTACTACGAAGAGGCGCGGGACCCGCAGTACTGAAGGTGTCCTTCCCCCACCCCGGCAACCTGTACGAGCCCGACGCGTTCGCCACCTGGCAGGGCCGCGGCGCCGTCGAACTGTACGAACGCGACGACGAGCATTTCGCGATGCTCCTCGAACGCGCCCACCCGGTAACGCTCGCCTCCCTCACCGACGAGGACGAGATCGCCGAGGTAGCAGGCCGCCTGAGCCAGCGGCTAGCCGTTCCCGCCCCTGCCGTACTCCCCCGCCTACAGGCTCAAGCGGACTCCTGGGAGGAGGAGCTCGAGAGGGACGCCCGAGAGCTGGACCACGGACTTCCTGTCGCTGCGCTCGATGCCGCACGATCAACAATCCAGGAACTCGCTCGCAAGCAACCGAACCTGGTCATCCACGGCGATTTCCACGGCAAAAACATCCTCCGCTCCGACCGCGAACCCTGGCTGGCAGTAGACCCCAAGGGCTACGCCGGAGATCCCGCCTACGACGCCGGCACCCTCCTCAAGACCCGCGCCCTCACCATCCTCACCATCCCCGACGCGGGCCGACGCCTCCACCGCACCCTCGACATCTTCTCTGAAGCCGCCCACCTGGACCGCACCCGCGTAGGCCGCTGGGCCCAACTCCACGCAGTCCAAACCGCCTTCTGGGGCCACCACAACGGCTACCGTCGAGGCCGCGCCGGACAAGCCCGCACCAACCTCCTCACCCTGGTCGAAACCCTCATAAACCACCTAACCCCACCCCACCCGACCTAA
- a CDS encoding VOC family protein has protein sequence MSTFLIDVPREQATEAATFWSAALDATPESEPGEPQYTDLKGALPGFVLAVQAVDDEPRYHLDIETDDVAAEVALRHPAPQCAGGLRGAR, from the coding sequence GTGTCTACTTTTCTGATCGACGTCCCGCGGGAGCAGGCGACGGAGGCTGCGACGTTCTGGTCGGCGGCCTTGGACGCGACGCCGGAGAGTGAGCCGGGCGAGCCGCAGTACACGGATTTGAAGGGAGCGTTGCCGGGGTTCGTGCTGGCTGTTCAGGCAGTGGATGACGAGCCGCGGTACCACCTCGACATCGAGACCGACGATGTCGCCGCTGAGGTTGCTCTGCGTCATCCCGCTCCACAGTGCGCCGGAGGACTTCGCGGCGCACGCTAA
- a CDS encoding RNA polymerase sigma factor — protein MAELLEIGRDPAAFEAFYREHIEKVQRFVARRVDDPFLAADLTAEVFLAAIDSAHSYRPGRGTPTGWLYGVAQNVVSSERRRQARELRANQRVSGRRLLTPDDVSRLEERIDAEEGARTLLRAMDELPDGERAVLELVALDGISPQEAAQVLGIRAATARVRLHRARTRLRDGMPPPITSLADITSEATS, from the coding sequence GTGGCAGAACTACTGGAGATCGGGCGGGATCCCGCCGCGTTCGAGGCGTTCTATCGGGAGCACATCGAGAAGGTGCAGCGGTTTGTCGCCCGGCGAGTGGATGATCCGTTCCTGGCGGCCGACCTGACCGCCGAGGTCTTCCTCGCGGCGATCGACTCCGCGCACAGCTACCGGCCGGGCCGCGGTACGCCGACCGGGTGGCTCTACGGCGTTGCGCAGAACGTGGTCTCGTCAGAGCGGCGCAGGCAGGCCAGAGAGCTGAGGGCGAACCAGCGTGTCTCCGGGCGAAGGTTGCTGACGCCGGACGACGTGAGCCGGCTGGAGGAACGCATCGACGCCGAGGAGGGTGCACGCACGCTCCTGCGGGCAATGGACGAGCTGCCCGACGGCGAACGCGCGGTACTGGAGTTGGTCGCGCTGGATGGGATCTCACCGCAGGAGGCGGCGCAGGTCCTCGGTATCCGGGCCGCCACCGCAAGGGTCCGGCTGCATCGAGCCCGTACCCGGCTGCGTGACGGCATGCCACCGCCGATCACCTCACTCGCCGACATCACATCGGAGGCCACCTCATGA
- a CDS encoding RNA polymerase sigma factor, which translates to MIDQLLRELAPQIVGPLVRRYGGFDTCEDAVQEALLAASQQWPVDGLPENPRSWLITVASRRRIEMLRSEAARLRREETVASLEPVEPAPVGSDDSLTLLFLCCHPSLTPPSQIALTLRAVGGLTTGEIARAFLVPESTIGQRISRAKASIKKQGAEFRMPPPDELPERLAAVLQVLYLIFNEGYTASSGESLQRVELSAEAIRLARQLFAQLPSEGEVAGLLALMLLTDARRPARTSADGALIPLPEQDRSLWIRGFVAEGTELISGTLRTAPIGPYQLQAAIAAVHDEAARAEDTDWRQILVLYELLETLAPGPMVSLNRIVAVAMVHGPEYGLERLATIDPALKDHHRVEAVRAHLLELSGDSAAARDAYRLAARLTLSGPEQQYLLGRAGSL; encoded by the coding sequence ATGATCGACCAGCTGCTGCGGGAGCTCGCCCCGCAGATCGTCGGCCCGCTGGTACGCCGGTACGGCGGGTTCGACACCTGCGAGGACGCCGTCCAGGAGGCGCTGCTGGCCGCGTCGCAGCAGTGGCCGGTCGACGGGCTGCCCGAGAATCCGCGCAGCTGGCTGATCACCGTCGCGTCGCGCCGGCGGATCGAGATGCTGCGCAGCGAAGCGGCCCGGCTCCGGCGCGAGGAGACCGTCGCTTCGTTGGAGCCGGTGGAGCCTGCGCCCGTTGGTTCTGACGACTCTCTGACCCTGTTGTTCCTCTGCTGCCATCCGTCGCTCACTCCCCCGTCGCAGATCGCGCTGACATTGCGGGCGGTCGGCGGGCTCACCACGGGCGAGATCGCGCGCGCATTCCTGGTGCCGGAGTCGACGATCGGCCAGCGGATCAGCCGGGCCAAGGCTTCGATCAAGAAGCAGGGCGCGGAGTTCCGGATGCCGCCGCCTGATGAGCTGCCGGAGCGGCTGGCCGCAGTACTGCAGGTGCTCTATCTGATCTTCAACGAGGGCTACACGGCCAGCTCGGGTGAGAGCCTGCAGCGGGTCGAGCTGAGTGCTGAGGCGATCCGGTTGGCGCGGCAGCTGTTCGCCCAGCTCCCGTCGGAGGGCGAGGTCGCCGGGCTGCTCGCGCTGATGCTGCTGACCGACGCGCGCCGCCCGGCCCGTACGTCGGCGGACGGCGCGCTGATCCCGCTGCCCGAGCAGGACCGGTCGTTGTGGATCCGTGGGTTTGTTGCCGAGGGCACCGAGTTGATCTCGGGCACGTTGCGGACGGCACCGATCGGCCCGTACCAGCTGCAGGCGGCGATCGCCGCAGTACACGATGAGGCGGCCCGGGCCGAGGACACCGACTGGCGCCAGATCCTCGTCCTCTATGAGCTGCTGGAGACGCTGGCCCCCGGTCCGATGGTGAGTTTGAACCGCATCGTCGCGGTCGCGATGGTCCATGGCCCGGAGTACGGGCTCGAACGCCTCGCCACCATCGACCCAGCTTTGAAAGACCACCACCGGGTCGAAGCCGTCCGGGCGCATCTGCTCGAGCTCTCGGGCGACAGCGCTGCCGCCCGAGACGCGTACCGCCTCGCTGCCCGGCTGACGCTCAGCGGCCCCGAGCAGCAGTACCTACTCGGCCGCGCCGGTTCGCTCTAG